In the genome of Vigna radiata var. radiata cultivar VC1973A unplaced genomic scaffold, Vradiata_ver6 scaffold_100, whole genome shotgun sequence, one region contains:
- the LOC106755311 gene encoding probable inactive purple acid phosphatase 1 isoform X2, producing MGESMFVSLSFLMLCTMLQRVCSHGDQPLSKVAVHKATVSLLDLAYIKASPAILGQEGQTVEWITLEYSSPIPSIDDWIGVFSPANFSASTCPKENRRVYPPLLCSAPIKYQYANYSSPLYKVHGKGFLKLRLINQRSDFSFALFSGGLSSPKLVAVSNKIAFANPNAPVYPRLALGKSWNEMTVTWTSGYGISDAEPFVQWGPKGGDHMHSPAETLTFTSDSMCGSPARTVGWRDPGYIHTSHLKELWPNRLYEYKIGHKLNNGTFIWSGNYQFRAPPFPGQKSLQRVLIFGDMGKEEVDGSNEYNNFQHGSINTTLQLIQDLENVDVVFHIGDICYANGYLSQWDQFTAQVEPIASAVPYMIASGNHERDWPGTGSFYENMDSGGECGVLAQTMFYTPASNRAKVWYSIDYGMFRFCIADTEHDWREGTEQYKFIEHCFASVDRQKQPWLIFLAHRVLGYSSCICYAEEGSFAEPMGRESLQKLWQKYKVDIAVYGHVHNYERTCPIYQNICTNEEKHHYKGTLKGTIHIVAGGGGASLSTFTSLKTKWSIFKDYDYGFVKLTAFDHSNLLFEYKKSRDGKVYDSFNISRDYRDILACTMDSCPSITMAS from the exons ATGGGAGAATCCATGTTTGTCTCCTTGTCCTTTCTAATGCTTTGTACCATGCTCCAAAGGGTGTGCTCACATGGAGATCAGCCTCTTTCAAAAGTTGCTGTGCATAAGGCAACAGTGTCACTTCTTGACCTTGCTTACATCAAAGCATCTCCAGCTATTCTTGGACAAGAA GGGCAAACTGTTGAGTGGATAACCCTAGAGTACAGTTCTCCAATTCCATCCATTGATGATTGGATTGGAGTATTCTCTCCTGCAAACTTTAG TGCTTCCACATGTCCAAAAGAAAACCGTAGAGTCTATCCACCACTATTGTGTTCTGCGCCCATTAAG TATCAATATGCAAATTACTCAAGCCCCCTATACAAAGTACATGGAAAAGGGTTTCTGAAGCTTCGGTTGATCAATCAGAGATCAGATTTCTCATTTGCACTATTTTCTGGTGGCTTGTCAAGT CCAAAGCTTGTGGCTGTGTCAAATAAAATAGCTTTTGCTAATCCAAATGCTCCAGTTTACCCTCGCCTGGCACTAGGAAAGTCATGGAATGAG ATGACTGTAACATGGACAAGTGGATACGGGATCAGTGATGCTGAACCTTTTGTTCAATGGGGTCCGAAAGGAGGGGATCATATGCATTCACCTGCTGAGACCCTGACTTTCACTAGCGATAGCATGTGTG GTTCACCAGCAAGAACAGTGGGATGGCGTGACCCTGGATACATACACACAAGTCATCTAAAAGAACTGTGGCCCAATAGATT ATATGAGTACAAGATAGGACACAAATTAAACAATGGTACATTTATCTGGAGCGGAAACTATCAGTTCAGAGCACCTCCTTTTCCTGGACAGAAATCCTTACAACGTGTTCTCATATTTGGAGATATGGGAAAG GAGGAAGTTGACGGTTCCAACGAATACAACAATTTCCAGCATGGCTCAATTAACACTACTCTGCAGCTTATCCAGGACTTGGAAAACGTTGACGTTGTTTTCCATATTGGAGATATATGTTATGCAAATGGTTACCTTTCTCAATGGGATCAATTTACAGCACAGGTGGAGCCAATTGCATCAGCTGTGCCCTACATGATTGCAAG TGGGAACCATGAGCGAGATTGGCCTGGAACAGGATCCTTTTACGAGAACATGGATTCTGGAGGAGAATGTGGTGTGTTGGCACAGACTATGTTCTACACCCCTGCTTCAAACAGGGCTAAGGTTTG GTATTCAATTGACTATGGCATGTTCCGCTTCTGTATTGCTGACACTGAACATGATTGGAGAGAAGGAACAGAACAATACAAGTTCATTGAGCATTGTTTCGCTTCAGTTGACAGACAAAAACAGCCGTGGCTAATATTCCTTGCACATAGGGTACTTGGATACTCCTCTTGTATCTGTTATGCAGAAGAGGGATCATTTGCTGAACCAATGGGGAGAGAGAGCCTGCAAAAGCTATGGCAGAAGTACAAGGTGGACATTGCCGTATATGGCCATGTGCACAATTATGAGAGGACATGCCCAATATACCAG AATATCTGCACTAATGAAGAGAAACACCACTATAAGGGAACCTTAAAGGGGACAATACATATTGTTGCTGGTGGTGGTGGAGCTAGCCTTTCAACATTTACTTCCCTCAAAACCAAATGGAGCATCTTTAAAGACTATGACTATGGATTTGTAAAACTAACTGCTTTTGATCACTCAAATTTGTTGTTTGAGTACAAGAAGAGCCGAGATGGGAAGGTTTATGACTCCTTCAATATATCACGTGATTATAGAGACATATTGGCCTGCACCATGGATAGTTGCCCAAGTATAACAATGGCATCTTGA
- the LOC106755311 gene encoding probable inactive purple acid phosphatase 1 isoform X1, with protein sequence MLKQLPEMGESMFVSLSFLMLCTMLQRVCSHGDQPLSKVAVHKATVSLLDLAYIKASPAILGQEGQTVEWITLEYSSPIPSIDDWIGVFSPANFSASTCPKENRRVYPPLLCSAPIKYQYANYSSPLYKVHGKGFLKLRLINQRSDFSFALFSGGLSSPKLVAVSNKIAFANPNAPVYPRLALGKSWNEMTVTWTSGYGISDAEPFVQWGPKGGDHMHSPAETLTFTSDSMCGSPARTVGWRDPGYIHTSHLKELWPNRLYEYKIGHKLNNGTFIWSGNYQFRAPPFPGQKSLQRVLIFGDMGKEEVDGSNEYNNFQHGSINTTLQLIQDLENVDVVFHIGDICYANGYLSQWDQFTAQVEPIASAVPYMIASGNHERDWPGTGSFYENMDSGGECGVLAQTMFYTPASNRAKVWYSIDYGMFRFCIADTEHDWREGTEQYKFIEHCFASVDRQKQPWLIFLAHRVLGYSSCICYAEEGSFAEPMGRESLQKLWQKYKVDIAVYGHVHNYERTCPIYQNICTNEEKHHYKGTLKGTIHIVAGGGGASLSTFTSLKTKWSIFKDYDYGFVKLTAFDHSNLLFEYKKSRDGKVYDSFNISRDYRDILACTMDSCPSITMAS encoded by the exons ATGCTCAAACAGCTACCTGAAATGGGAGAATCCATGTTTGTCTCCTTGTCCTTTCTAATGCTTTGTACCATGCTCCAAAGGGTGTGCTCACATGGAGATCAGCCTCTTTCAAAAGTTGCTGTGCATAAGGCAACAGTGTCACTTCTTGACCTTGCTTACATCAAAGCATCTCCAGCTATTCTTGGACAAGAA GGGCAAACTGTTGAGTGGATAACCCTAGAGTACAGTTCTCCAATTCCATCCATTGATGATTGGATTGGAGTATTCTCTCCTGCAAACTTTAG TGCTTCCACATGTCCAAAAGAAAACCGTAGAGTCTATCCACCACTATTGTGTTCTGCGCCCATTAAG TATCAATATGCAAATTACTCAAGCCCCCTATACAAAGTACATGGAAAAGGGTTTCTGAAGCTTCGGTTGATCAATCAGAGATCAGATTTCTCATTTGCACTATTTTCTGGTGGCTTGTCAAGT CCAAAGCTTGTGGCTGTGTCAAATAAAATAGCTTTTGCTAATCCAAATGCTCCAGTTTACCCTCGCCTGGCACTAGGAAAGTCATGGAATGAG ATGACTGTAACATGGACAAGTGGATACGGGATCAGTGATGCTGAACCTTTTGTTCAATGGGGTCCGAAAGGAGGGGATCATATGCATTCACCTGCTGAGACCCTGACTTTCACTAGCGATAGCATGTGTG GTTCACCAGCAAGAACAGTGGGATGGCGTGACCCTGGATACATACACACAAGTCATCTAAAAGAACTGTGGCCCAATAGATT ATATGAGTACAAGATAGGACACAAATTAAACAATGGTACATTTATCTGGAGCGGAAACTATCAGTTCAGAGCACCTCCTTTTCCTGGACAGAAATCCTTACAACGTGTTCTCATATTTGGAGATATGGGAAAG GAGGAAGTTGACGGTTCCAACGAATACAACAATTTCCAGCATGGCTCAATTAACACTACTCTGCAGCTTATCCAGGACTTGGAAAACGTTGACGTTGTTTTCCATATTGGAGATATATGTTATGCAAATGGTTACCTTTCTCAATGGGATCAATTTACAGCACAGGTGGAGCCAATTGCATCAGCTGTGCCCTACATGATTGCAAG TGGGAACCATGAGCGAGATTGGCCTGGAACAGGATCCTTTTACGAGAACATGGATTCTGGAGGAGAATGTGGTGTGTTGGCACAGACTATGTTCTACACCCCTGCTTCAAACAGGGCTAAGGTTTG GTATTCAATTGACTATGGCATGTTCCGCTTCTGTATTGCTGACACTGAACATGATTGGAGAGAAGGAACAGAACAATACAAGTTCATTGAGCATTGTTTCGCTTCAGTTGACAGACAAAAACAGCCGTGGCTAATATTCCTTGCACATAGGGTACTTGGATACTCCTCTTGTATCTGTTATGCAGAAGAGGGATCATTTGCTGAACCAATGGGGAGAGAGAGCCTGCAAAAGCTATGGCAGAAGTACAAGGTGGACATTGCCGTATATGGCCATGTGCACAATTATGAGAGGACATGCCCAATATACCAG AATATCTGCACTAATGAAGAGAAACACCACTATAAGGGAACCTTAAAGGGGACAATACATATTGTTGCTGGTGGTGGTGGAGCTAGCCTTTCAACATTTACTTCCCTCAAAACCAAATGGAGCATCTTTAAAGACTATGACTATGGATTTGTAAAACTAACTGCTTTTGATCACTCAAATTTGTTGTTTGAGTACAAGAAGAGCCGAGATGGGAAGGTTTATGACTCCTTCAATATATCACGTGATTATAGAGACATATTGGCCTGCACCATGGATAGTTGCCCAAGTATAACAATGGCATCTTGA
- the LOC106755313 gene encoding magnesium transporter MRS2-5 isoform X1, which yields MDETQDQDYSSSLPEVSLSRDDSVRSYSNAQINRGTGMSGLKKRGHGSRSWIKIGNDGNFETVRLDKATIMRNCSLPSRDLRLLDPMFIYPSAILGREKAIVVNLEQIRCIITADEVILMNSLDGSVGQYRSELCSRLKNEKADDLPFEIRALELALELTCTSLDAQVNELEMEIYPVLDELASSISTLNLERVRRFKGHLLALTQRVQKVRDEIEHLMDDDGDMAEMCLTEKKRRSDTYTINDCFQTNVSGRVISKSAPASPERTTSGVQMLQRAFSSIGNSSKHGSSMVSSDNGERIEPLEMLLEAYFVVIDNTLNTLLSLKEYIDDTEDFINIKLGNIQNQLIQFELLLTAATLVAAVFTAVAGVFGMNFETTVFDYPSGFNLVLVITGIACIALYFALLFYFRYKKVLAA from the exons ATGGATGAAACACAAGATCAGGATTATTCTTCCAGTCTACCCGAGGTTTCTTTGTCTCGCGATGACAGTGTGAGGTCTTATTCCAATGCGCAAATAAATCGTGGGACTGGGATGTCAGGCCTGAAGAAGAGAGGTCATGGAAGTCGGTCTTGGATTAAAATTGGTAACGATGGGAATTTTGAGACAGTGAGACTTGACAAGGCAACTATAATGAGAAATTGTTCTTTGCCTTCTAGAGATCTCCGGCTATTGGATCCAATGTTTATTTATCCTTCAGCAATATTAGGACGGGAGAAGGCCATTGTAGTCAACCTTGAGCAAATCCGATGTATAATCACTGCTGATGAGGTCATCCTGATGAATTCATTGGATGGTAGTGTTGGTCAGTACAGGTCAGAATTATGCAGTCGCCTTAAGAATGAAAAAGCTG ATGATCTACCTTTTGAAATTAGGGCACTGGAGTTGGCTCTAGAATTGACATGCACGTCTTTAGATGCTCAG GTAAACGAACTGGAAATGGAAATATATCCCGTGCTAGATGAACTAGCCTCATCTATCAGTACTCTAAATCTGGAACGTGTTAGGAGATTTAAAGGTCACCTGCTTGCTTTGACTCAACGAGTTCAGAAG GTTCGTGATGAAATAGAACATCTTATGGATGATGATGGTGACATGGCTGAGATGTGTCTAactgagaaaaagagaagatctGATACTTACACTATTAATGATTGTTTTCAAACTAATGTATCTGGTAGAGTGATTTCGAAGTCAGCTCCTGCTTCACCCGAGCGAACAACTAGTGGAGTCCAGATGTTGCAAAGGGCTTTCAGCAGCATTGGGAATTCTAGTAAACATGGTAGCTCAATGGTCTCTTCTGATAATGGGGAAAGGATTGAGCCACTCGAAATGTTGCTTGAAGCATATTTTGTAGTCATTGATAATACTCTTAACACACTATTATCG CTCAAAGAATACATTGACGACACAGAAGATTTTATCAACATAAAATTG GGAAATATTCAAAACCAGCTAATACAGTTTGAGCTGCTTCTTACAGCTGCTACATTGGTAGCTGCAGTATTTACTGCTGTAGCAGGTGTATTTGGAATGAACTTTGAAACCACAGTTTTTGACTATCCATCTGGATTCAATTTGGTTTTGGTAATTACTGGTATTGCTTGTATAGCATTGTATTTCGCTctcctattttattttaggtaCAAGAAAGTGCTTGCAGCTTAA
- the LOC106755313 gene encoding magnesium transporter MRS2-5 isoform X2, protein MDETQDQDYSSSLPEVSLSRDDSVRSYSNAQINRGTGMSGLKKRGHGSRSWIKIGNDGNFETVRLDKATIMRNCSLPSRDLRLLDPMFIYPSAILGREKAIVVNLEQIRCIITADEVILMNSLDGSVGQYRSELCSRLKNEKADDLPFEIRALELALELTCTSLDAQVNELEMEIYPVLDELASSISTLNLERVRRFKGHLLALTQRVQKVRDEIEHLMDDDGDMAEMCLTEKKRRSDTYTINDCFQTNVSGRVISKSAPASPERTTSGVQMLQRAFSSIGNSSKHGSSMVSSDNGERIEPLEMLLEAYFVVIDNTLNTLLSLKEYIDDTEDFINIKLAALLFTLFITGKYSKPANTV, encoded by the exons ATGGATGAAACACAAGATCAGGATTATTCTTCCAGTCTACCCGAGGTTTCTTTGTCTCGCGATGACAGTGTGAGGTCTTATTCCAATGCGCAAATAAATCGTGGGACTGGGATGTCAGGCCTGAAGAAGAGAGGTCATGGAAGTCGGTCTTGGATTAAAATTGGTAACGATGGGAATTTTGAGACAGTGAGACTTGACAAGGCAACTATAATGAGAAATTGTTCTTTGCCTTCTAGAGATCTCCGGCTATTGGATCCAATGTTTATTTATCCTTCAGCAATATTAGGACGGGAGAAGGCCATTGTAGTCAACCTTGAGCAAATCCGATGTATAATCACTGCTGATGAGGTCATCCTGATGAATTCATTGGATGGTAGTGTTGGTCAGTACAGGTCAGAATTATGCAGTCGCCTTAAGAATGAAAAAGCTG ATGATCTACCTTTTGAAATTAGGGCACTGGAGTTGGCTCTAGAATTGACATGCACGTCTTTAGATGCTCAG GTAAACGAACTGGAAATGGAAATATATCCCGTGCTAGATGAACTAGCCTCATCTATCAGTACTCTAAATCTGGAACGTGTTAGGAGATTTAAAGGTCACCTGCTTGCTTTGACTCAACGAGTTCAGAAG GTTCGTGATGAAATAGAACATCTTATGGATGATGATGGTGACATGGCTGAGATGTGTCTAactgagaaaaagagaagatctGATACTTACACTATTAATGATTGTTTTCAAACTAATGTATCTGGTAGAGTGATTTCGAAGTCAGCTCCTGCTTCACCCGAGCGAACAACTAGTGGAGTCCAGATGTTGCAAAGGGCTTTCAGCAGCATTGGGAATTCTAGTAAACATGGTAGCTCAATGGTCTCTTCTGATAATGGGGAAAGGATTGAGCCACTCGAAATGTTGCTTGAAGCATATTTTGTAGTCATTGATAATACTCTTAACACACTATTATCG CTCAAAGAATACATTGACGACACAGAAGATTTTATCAACATAAAATTG GCAGCATTACTTTTCACTCTATTTATTACAGGGAAATATTCAAAACCAGCTAATACAGTTTGA